One region of Armigeres subalbatus isolate Guangzhou_Male chromosome 3, GZ_Asu_2, whole genome shotgun sequence genomic DNA includes:
- the LOC134227057 gene encoding uncharacterized protein LOC134227057, which translates to MKYLVVGVITAVISINTISALQCMQGVEVKQASGNSNGAQKQEKPLEIMECGAATALASTALLFAVKPSTISFPSGDYKCYHLKYDEKNSESSTIIKGCIYKSLNVCDGKFTSENIREAFCSQCDLDACNSAGRYGIDLKLLGLIVVSVIAFLMK; encoded by the exons atgaaatatttggTTGTAGGAGTCATCACTGctgtgatcagcatcaaca CCATTAGTGCTCTGCAGTGTATGCAAGGGGTGGAAGTGAAGCAAGCCTCAGGAAACAGCAATGGAGCGCAAAAGCAAGAGAAACCTTTGGAGATCATGGAGTGTGGAGCGGCAACCGCATTGGCTTCCACGGCATTGCTGTTTGCGGTGAAACCAAGCACAATCTCTTTCCCATCGGGCGACTACAAATGCTACCACCTGAAATATGATGAAAAGAACAGCGAGTCATCGACTATCATTAAGGGATGTATTTACAAGTCGCTGAACGTTTGCGATGGAAAATTTACGTCGGAAAATATTCGGGAAGCGTTCTGCAGTCAGTGCGACCTGGATGCTTGCAATTCGGCCGGTCGATATGGAATCGACCTCAAGCTATTAGGTCTCATTGTGGTCTCCGTAATAGCATTCCTAATGAAATAA
- the LOC134224613 gene encoding uncharacterized protein LOC134224613, which yields MKQTKLFRILFLATYTLLKMYGFLPLKFDRKSNRFRESAICLYYSVSFLVMYIWGIGCVYLIAIHVIHHEESLHNVFMRFQFGLNYCFLVVAIAVIIGRRNTLNQLLNTLILLLEMSGCGCHVRNDYKLLKRYSRKVLFVDFILEIIICLSYYLTGPDELIGVLTGVNFFFMWSIAIFASGFVSLCFVVAHIYRMINWRIDRAIQVLCDIEKETQNFNLHPTKKKLICLHVLKELNELAYLHRNVNLTVKGIVHLVDGPLLLTFIWYFLIVTFGVFYSYTALVHDIRKGLRPPLMKYAHTFGVAAFHCCQFYYVVSSAGLLVKRAEKTGVLLNRLYKSEVDERVQQTINLFSLELLHNSFALENLGMFKINYNLMYSVAATIATSLIVVIQFQLSH from the exons ATGAAGCAAACAAAGTTGTTCCGGATACTTTTCCTGGCGACCTATACGCTACTGAAAATGTACGGATTTCTACCACTGAAATTCGATCGCAAATCGAATCGCTTTAGAGAAAGTGCCATATGTCTCTATTATTCCGTGTCTTTCCTGGTTATGTACATCTGGGGCATAGGCTGCGTATATCTCATCGCCATCCATGTCATACATCATGAAGAATCGCTGCATAACGTATTTATGCGATTTCAATTCGGTCTGAATTACTGTTTCCTGGTGGTTGCGATTGCGGTGATCATCGGTCGTAGAAATACGCTGAACCAGTTACTAAACACCTTAATACTATTGTTGGAAATGTCAGGATGTGGCTGCCATGTTCGAAACGATTATAAACTGTTGAAACGTTACAGCCGCAAAGTATTATTTGTggattttattttggaaataaTTATCTGCCTGAGCTATTATTTGACTGGACCAGATGAATTGATTGGCGTCTTGACCGGAGTGAACTTCTTTTTCATGTGGTCGATAGCAATATTCGCTAGTGGTTTCGTGTCGTTATGCTTTGTGGTGGCTCATATATATCGAATGATCAATTGGAGGATAGACAGAGCTATCCAAGTCTTATGTGATATTGAGAAAGAAACTCAAAATTTTAACTTACATCCCACTAAAAAGAAACTAATTTGTTTGCATGTTCTAAAAGAATTGAACGAACTGGCCTATTTACATAGGAATGTAAATTTGACTGTGAAGGGAATAGTTCACCTGGTTGATGGGCCTCTGCTTCTTACCTTCATATGGTAttttttgattgtaacttttggG GTTTTCTATTCATACACGGCTTTGGTGCACGATATCCGGAAAGGGCTAAGACCACCTCTTATGAAATATGCACATACGTTTGGTGTAGCTGCTTTTCATTGCTGCCAGTTTTATTACGTTGTGTCCAGTGCTGGCTTGCTGGTCAAGCGAGCTGAAAAAACAGGAGTACTGTTGAATCGACTGTACAAGTCTGAGGTAGACGAGAGAGTGCAACAAACG atAAACTTGTTTTCCTTAGAGCTGCTACATAACTCGTTTGCGTTGGAAAATTTGGGaatgttcaaaataaattataatcTAATGTATTCG GTGGCAGCCACGATAGCTACTTCTTTGATTGTGGTGATTCAATTCCAATTATCACACTGA
- the LOC134221297 gene encoding uncharacterized protein LOC134221297 isoform X1, producing MLPVRFAGNRFEWCEFRLLWSVTAGLCSIVAIGYSSYRIVTLISYPLMDIVRHLIYCEFVIRFGVILMGYISTWFNHKNLIVLGNTVWFILDELKPFNIPTWIDRKLAVYGFFKIVFVDIFMCMLFAVNFHFNIEHDPVPLLERAMNVYVVFMMAQVSNACLLSLYMAAHLYRSINWQLRITIGELCALEYVKNETLKQQVFENALRNLTVLDKLHCRVTEFILGICRVYGVPLALINLNQFLVIISRVISLYFVAVNDFEKDFSLQTYFVYVSAILELKNEFSINIHRYINSILYLLFEIVHIIYLVSAAELAKKRGEKTIIHLNEFFETDVADSVTRKIESFSAVLSTNKPNVSLFGLYALDFTLLFSMATVIALKLIVLIQIQLKE from the exons ATGCTTCCGGTTCGTTTTGCCGGAAATCGTTTCGAGTGGTGTGAATTTCGATTGCTTTGGTCTGTAACGGCTGGTCTTTGTTCAATCGTTGCCATTGGCTATAGCTCCTACAGGATCGTGACGTTGATATCGTACCCACTGATGGACATCGTTCGCCATTTGATTTATTGTGAATTCGTCATTCGATTCGGCGTCATTCTAATGGGCTACATTTCTACTTGGTTCAACCACAAGAATTTGATTGTTCTTGGTAACACGGTTTGGTTTATTTTGGACGAACTGAAGCCCTTCAATATCCCCACTTGGATTGATAGAAAACTCGCCGTTTATGGATTCTTCAAAATAGTCTTTGTGGACATTTTTATGTGCATGCTATTTGCtgttaattttcatttcaacattGAGCACGATCCGGTGCCTTTGTTGGAACGAGCTATGAACGTCTACGTAGTGTTCATGATGGCTCAGGTATCGAATGCTTGTCTACTTAGTTTATACATGGCAGCGCATCTGTATCGTTCAATCAATTGGCAGCTACGGATCACCATCGGAGAACTTTGTGCTTTGGAATATGTTAAAAATGAAACATTGAAGCAACAAGTTTTTGAGAATGCGTTGCGAAATTTGACTGTTCTCGATAAATTACACTGTCGGGTTACAGAGTTCATTCTGGGCATCTGCCGTGTTTATGGAGTACCATTGGCGCTGATCAATTTGAATCAGTTTTTGGTGATAATTTCAAGGGTCATTTCTCTGTATTTCGTGGCAgtaaatgattttgaaaaagatttttcaTTGCAGACATACTTTGTCTATGTATCGGCCATACTGGAACTTAAAAATGAGTTTTCCATCAATATTCATCGATATATAAACTCTATACTTTATTTATTATTCGAAATagtacacatcatctatttagtATCTGCGGCAGAATTGGCCAAGAAACGT GGAGAGAAAACTATAAtacatttgaatgaatttttcgAGACGGATGTAGCAGATAGTGTTACTAGAAAG ATTGAATCGTTTAGTGCTGTACTATCGACGAACAAGCCAAATGTGTCTTTATTCGGACTTTATGCTTTGGATTTCACTTTATTGTTCTCG ATGGCTACTGTAATCGCATTAAAATTGATCGTTCTGATTCAAATTCAACTGAAGGAATAG
- the LOC134221297 gene encoding uncharacterized protein LOC134221297 isoform X2, with product MLPVRFAGNRFEWCEFRLLWSVTAGLCSIVAIGYSSYRIVTLISYPLMDIVRHLIYCEFVIRFGVILMGYISTWFNHKNLIVLGNTVWFILDELKPFNIPTWIDRKLAVYGFFKIVFVDIFMCMLFAVNFHFNIEHDPVPLLERAMNVYVVFMMAQVSNACLLSLYMAAHLYRSINWQLRITIGELCALEYVKNETLKQQVFENALRNLTVLDKLHCRVTEFILGICRVYGVPLALINLNQFLVIISRTYFVYVSAILELKNEFSINIHRYINSILYLLFEIVHIIYLVSAAELAKKRGEKTIIHLNEFFETDVADSVTRKIESFSAVLSTNKPNVSLFGLYALDFTLLFSMATVIALKLIVLIQIQLKE from the exons ATGCTTCCGGTTCGTTTTGCCGGAAATCGTTTCGAGTGGTGTGAATTTCGATTGCTTTGGTCTGTAACGGCTGGTCTTTGTTCAATCGTTGCCATTGGCTATAGCTCCTACAGGATCGTGACGTTGATATCGTACCCACTGATGGACATCGTTCGCCATTTGATTTATTGTGAATTCGTCATTCGATTCGGCGTCATTCTAATGGGCTACATTTCTACTTGGTTCAACCACAAGAATTTGATTGTTCTTGGTAACACGGTTTGGTTTATTTTGGACGAACTGAAGCCCTTCAATATCCCCACTTGGATTGATAGAAAACTCGCCGTTTATGGATTCTTCAAAATAGTCTTTGTGGACATTTTTATGTGCATGCTATTTGCtgttaattttcatttcaacattGAGCACGATCCGGTGCCTTTGTTGGAACGAGCTATGAACGTCTACGTAGTGTTCATGATGGCTCAGGTATCGAATGCTTGTCTACTTAGTTTATACATGGCAGCGCATCTGTATCGTTCAATCAATTGGCAGCTACGGATCACCATCGGAGAACTTTGTGCTTTGGAATATGTTAAAAATGAAACATTGAAGCAACAAGTTTTTGAGAATGCGTTGCGAAATTTGACTGTTCTCGATAAATTACACTGTCGGGTTACAGAGTTCATTCTGGGCATCTGCCGTGTTTATGGAGTACCATTGGCGCTGATCAATTTGAATCAGTTTTTGGTGATAATTTCAAGG ACATACTTTGTCTATGTATCGGCCATACTGGAACTTAAAAATGAGTTTTCCATCAATATTCATCGATATATAAACTCTATACTTTATTTATTATTCGAAATagtacacatcatctatttagtATCTGCGGCAGAATTGGCCAAGAAACGT GGAGAGAAAACTATAAtacatttgaatgaatttttcgAGACGGATGTAGCAGATAGTGTTACTAGAAAG ATTGAATCGTTTAGTGCTGTACTATCGACGAACAAGCCAAATGTGTCTTTATTCGGACTTTATGCTTTGGATTTCACTTTATTGTTCTCG ATGGCTACTGTAATCGCATTAAAATTGATCGTTCTGATTCAAATTCAACTGAAGGAATAG